In Candidatus Omnitrophota bacterium, the DNA window ACTATCGACCTGTTTATCTTATAAAGAGCCCTGTCTATTATGTCGATAGACTGCCTGTCGGTCACTCTTCTGCCGTGGATGAATTTAGGCTCAATACCCGCTTTCTTCATCATCTTGGAGATAAAAGGCCCGCCTCCGTGTATCACGACCGGATGCATGCCGGCGAAATTCATGAATATTATGTCCTCGAGTATACCGTCATCAAGGCCTTTTTCGTCAACAGCCGCTCCGCCGTATTTTATGACGATGACCTTGCCGGCGAACTTTTTTATATACGGCAGCGCCTCTATAAGGACTTCACTCTTCTTTATAGCTTCTTTCATTATGTGCTATACTCCGCGTTTATCTTGACGTACTTTTCCGAAAAATCACACGTCCAGGCCGTCGCCTTATGTTTACCTGACTTGAGATCGATTTTAATACGGATCTCGTCCTTTTTGAAAAGCTTTCTGACCTCTTCTTTGTCGTAACTTCCTATGCGGCCGCCGTTCGACACCGCCTTCTTATCGCCGAAATATACATCCACTTTGCCGGAATCAAACGCCACTCCGCTCGCCCCGCAGGACGCGACGACCCTGCCCCAATTAGGGTCTTCGCCGTATATGCAGCACTTCAGCAGGTTAGAAGTAGACACTTTCCGGGCGACCTTTACCGCATCTGCCTTATTTTTTGCCCCCGCAACCTCTATCTCCACAAGCTTGGTGGCGCCTTCGCCGTCCCTTGCAAGCATCCTGGCCATCTCTTTCGCAAGGAACTTCAGGGCGTCTGTAAATAACCGATAGTCTTTGTTCTTCGACGCTATTTTCCCGTTGCCGGCGTATCCGTTCGCCAATACGAAGCATGTGTCATTAGTGCTCATGTCGCCGTCGACGGATATCATATTGAACGAATCCTCGATCGCCTCCTGAAGCGCCGCTTCAAGCATCTTCTTGCTTATAGCGGCATCCGTCGTAATGAACGAAAGATGCGTTGCGTGCTTTGATACCGTCATCTCGGGATGGATCATACCGACGCCTTTGCATGCCCCTCCTATCGTTACGACGGTCTTTCCCAGGCGAACCTTGACGGCCATCTCCTTCTTTACCGTATCCGTAGTAAGTATGGCCTTTGCGAAGCGCGTCCCTCCGTCCGCAGCCAGGCCCAGGACAAGCTCAGGTATCTTCTTTTCTATCTTCTTCACAGGCAGATCATGCCCTATTATTCCGGTCGACGCCGTAAGGACCGTCCGCTTGCCTACCCCGAGAGCGGCCGCAAGGCGTTCCACCACTATCGCGGCGTCCCTGTCACCGGACTTGCCGTTCGCGCAATTGGCGTTACCGCTATTAGCGATGATCGCCCGGTGCGTCGCATTGGCCATATGGGCTCTGCTGATCTTTACCGGAGAAGCCTGGAAGGAGTTCGTCGTAAAAGCGGCCGCTGCCGCGCAAGGCCCTTCGGAATATAAAAGCACGAGATCCGGCCGGCCCGACTTCTTTATGCCCGCCGCCAACCCGTTCGCCAAAAAACCTTTTGCCGTCGCAACCCCGCCTTTTACTATAATCACTGCTATCTCACACTCCTGTGGATTTCTCTGTTTTACCTAAGCCTCGTTATTCGAGCACTGAAAATATTCCCCCCGTAGTGTAACTACTGGGTCGGTCTTTGTTCAGTCGAAAAACGGGAGCCTTGCGGAACTCGGCCGGCATTTGCTTCGCAAATGGTGATCCGGCCTCAAACATCCTCGGCTCTTTTAATATGCAAAAATGCGTATATATAACCGTTTTTCTCCATCACAAAGACCTAATATTTTCAATGTGCTCATCATAACTTCGGCTTAGGTTTTAATCTGCTTCCTCAGCTAAAATTTTTGCTCCCTTGAGATGGCGAAACTTACGGGCGGTTGCCGAAGCGAATGTCGTAAAATTTCGATACCTTATGGCGATATAATAAGGCCGAGTAAACCTGTCAACAGTATGCCCTTTAGTCCGGGTTACGAGGCCATCGAAATTTTACCACAGCGAAGCGGCATGCCTAATGCCGATTCGCGACGAAGCTGAGGCAACTGCCCGCAAGTTCCACGCCGGACTGAGAGGCGAAAAATTTATACCAGCCCCTCAGTTTCGTCAAATCCATTCATTATATTCATGTTCTGCACGGCCTGGCCAGCCGCGCCTTTTTTCAGGTTGTCTATACAGGATACGATGATAGCGGTATCGCCCGATATCTTCACCCCTATATCGCAATAGTTCGAATCCACCACATCCCTGATCTGAGGGAATTTGCCTTCGTCGTATACCCTGACGAACTTCTTCCCCGCATAGAACTTCTTATAAA includes these proteins:
- the argJ gene encoding bifunctional glutamate N-acetyltransferase/amino-acid acetyltransferase ArgJ; translation: MIIVKGGVATAKGFLANGLAAGIKKSGRPDLVLLYSEGPCAAAAAFTTNSFQASPVKISRAHMANATHRAIIANSGNANCANGKSGDRDAAIVVERLAAALGVGKRTVLTASTGIIGHDLPVKKIEKKIPELVLGLAADGGTRFAKAILTTDTVKKEMAVKVRLGKTVVTIGGACKGVGMIHPEMTVSKHATHLSFITTDAAISKKMLEAALQEAIEDSFNMISVDGDMSTNDTCFVLANGYAGNGKIASKNKDYRLFTDALKFLAKEMARMLARDGEGATKLVEIEVAGAKNKADAVKVARKVSTSNLLKCCIYGEDPNWGRVVASCGASGVAFDSGKVDVYFGDKKAVSNGGRIGSYDKEEVRKLFKKDEIRIKIDLKSGKHKATAWTCDFSEKYVKINAEYST